In Candidatus Defluviilinea proxima, a single genomic region encodes these proteins:
- a CDS encoding sorbosone dehydrogenase family protein, producing MKNRSITLTLAVSLVLVLVVILGFSIFRGTTALPPISGYGTNPKLPTPDQRLIPVINVAKATGWINGEKPIAADGTEVNAFASGLDHPRWIYVLPNGDVLVAETNAPANRPDDSKGIKGWFFNLFQKKAGAAVPSADRITLLRDADGDGVAETKSIFINGLHSPFGMVLVGDVFYVANTDAVVSFPYTEGETEITAKPTKITDLPAGTINHHWTKGLVASADGTKLYVSVGSNSNIAENGLAAEQERASIWEVDLQTGSHRIFASGLRNPVGMAWDIDSGTLWVVVNERDELGNDLVPDYLTSVQDGAFYGWPFSYYGDHVDTRVAPQNPDLVASAIVPDYALGSHTAPLGLTYSIGNNLPARFANGMFVGQHGSWNREPRNGYQVIFVPFTDGMPSGDPLEVLTGFIAKNGDNMGRPVGVAIDKFGALLVADDVGNVIWRVTTAP from the coding sequence CAGTGAGTTTGGTATTAGTGTTGGTAGTTATCTTAGGCTTTTCAATATTCAGGGGTACAACAGCACTACCACCGATCAGCGGCTACGGGACGAACCCCAAGCTTCCAACTCCGGATCAACGATTGATTCCCGTAATAAATGTCGCCAAGGCCACGGGTTGGATAAATGGTGAGAAACCTATAGCAGCCGACGGCACGGAAGTGAACGCATTTGCCAGCGGATTGGATCACCCGCGTTGGATATATGTGCTTCCCAACGGAGATGTGCTCGTGGCAGAAACTAATGCACCTGCAAATCGCCCAGATGACTCAAAAGGAATCAAAGGCTGGTTTTTCAATCTCTTTCAGAAGAAGGCTGGAGCCGCTGTGCCAAGCGCAGATCGCATAACTCTCCTGCGAGACGCAGATGGAGATGGAGTTGCAGAGACGAAATCGATATTCATCAACGGATTGCATTCGCCGTTCGGGATGGTATTGGTGGGAGATGTATTCTATGTCGCGAATACCGACGCAGTTGTGTCATTCCCTTATACAGAAGGGGAGACTGAGATCACCGCCAAACCCACAAAAATAACAGACCTACCGGCAGGCACGATCAACCATCATTGGACCAAGGGACTGGTTGCCAGTGCAGATGGAACGAAGTTATATGTTTCCGTTGGTTCCAATAGCAATATCGCAGAGAACGGGCTTGCGGCAGAACAGGAACGTGCGTCGATCTGGGAGGTAGACCTTCAAACAGGCAGCCATCGCATTTTTGCTTCGGGTTTGCGAAACCCTGTAGGGATGGCGTGGGACATAGATTCTGGAACTTTATGGGTGGTAGTTAATGAACGTGATGAGTTAGGAAACGATCTGGTGCCCGATTATCTAACTTCCGTCCAGGACGGTGCGTTTTATGGTTGGCCTTTTAGCTATTACGGAGATCACGTTGACACGCGAGTAGCACCGCAAAATCCAGACCTGGTGGCATCGGCTATCGTACCTGATTATGCATTGGGATCACATACAGCTCCCTTGGGACTTACCTATTCCATCGGAAACAACTTGCCCGCCCGCTTTGCGAACGGAATGTTTGTGGGGCAGCATGGTTCGTGGAATCGCGAGCCGCGCAACGGCTACCAAGTTATCTTCGTGCCGTTTACAGATGGCATGCCATCAGGTGATCCATTAGAGGTTCTGACAGGGTTTATCGCTAAGAATGGCGACAATATGGGGCGACCAGTAGGCGTTGCCATTGATAAATTCGGTGCCCTTCTAGTGGCAGACGATGTTGGGAATGTGATCTGGAGAGTGACGACAGCTCCGTAA